From Acidovorax sp. 1608163:
GTGGGGGCGATGCATAGCGCAGCAGGTAGTGGCGCGCGGCGTACACCACGCGCTGCTGCTTGGCAGCGCCAATGCTGGACGCCGCCCCACCAAACGCCCCGCTGCTGCGGCTGCGCACCTCCACAAAGACCACGGTGCCATCGCGTTCGCGCATGACCAAGTCGATCTCACCACCGCCGCGCCCGGGCGTCCGATAATTGCGCTCCAGCAGCTGCAAGCCCTGCGCCTGCAAATAGGCCAGTGCCCGGTCTTCGGCCGCATTGCCGCGCTGGCGCGTAGTGCCCGCTGCAGGGCCAGACGCCACCGCAGCAACGCCCGCCAGAGCAGGCTTCACAGGCTTTTTTCCAAGGAATTTCATTGAGCGCATCTTTCGCAACAGCCCTGACCGCCGCACACGATGCGGCCGCTGCGCAGCATTATCCGCAGGGCGCGCTGTACGTCGTGGCCACACCCATCGGCAACCTGGCCGACATCACCCTGCGTGCGCTGCATGTGCTGCAGCTGGCCGACACCGTGGCCTGTGAAGACACACGCCACACCCAAGCCCTGCTGCGCGCCTACGGCATCGACAAAAGCACGCACCAGTTGCTGGCCGTGCACCAGCACAACGAGGCTGAAGCTGCGCTGAACGTGGTGCAGCGCTTGCAGCAAGGCCAGCGTGTGGCCTATGTGAGCGACGCAGGCACGCCGGGCGTGAGCGACCCCGGCGCCCGCCTGGCGCAAGCGGTGCGCGAAGCAGGCCTGCGATCCGTCCCCCTGCCCGGCGCCAGCAGCATCACCACGGCGCTCAGCGCAGCAGGCGCGGTGGCCCACAGTGCAGAGCAAGGCGGCTTTGTGTTCGCGGGGTTCTTGCCCGTCAAACAGGCCGAACGCGCCGCCGCCGTGCAAGTGCTGGCCGCAGAGCCCCGCTGCGTGGTGTTGCTGGAAGCCCCCCACCGCATTCAAGAACTGGCCGCCGCGCTGGCGCCGCTGGGCGAGCGCCCGGTGACGCTGGCACGCGAGCTGACCAAACAGTTCGAAGAAATCACCACCCAGCCCGCCCACGCCTTGACGGCATGGCTGGAAGGCGGCGCCCAGCGCTCCCGCGGCGAATTTGTGGTGCTGCTGCACCCCGTGCCCGTGGCCAGCGACAACAACGGCGAAAGCCTGCGCGTGCTGCGCCTGCTGCTGCAGGAACTGCCCCTGAAAACCGCTGTGCGCCTGGCGGCCGAAGTGACCGGGGCATCGCGCAACGTGCTGTACGACACGGCCCTGGGCTGGAAGCGCGAGACGGACGACGAAACGCCCTGAGCGTGGAGCCCCCCAACGCGCAGGGGCTCAAAAAACAAGCCAAAATAGCTTCTAGCGCTTGATTAATAAGCGCTAGAAGCTATATTTTTAATAGCAAATTTCAGTTACGGCGCAACGGCCAATCCCAAGGCCACGCCGCCAAACAGATCCCCCTCCACCTGCGCGGTGTCGGGAAAAGCCACCCGCAGCGCATGGCGCAACGGGCGCAACGCGGACGAGCCCCCAGTGAGGTAGATGGCCTGCAAGTCACTGGCCTGCAGCCCCGCCAGTTGCAGGCACTGCTGGGCACATTGCACCACCTGGGCCAGCGGAGACGTCAAATGCTGCGCAAGCCCCTCAGGGCTGACGCCGGAGGCCAGCGCTGGCTCGATCCAGTCCAGTGCCACCGGGGCCATGGCATCGCTCACCGACGCGGCAATCTTGGCCTGCTCCATGGCATTGGCCAGCTTGTGGCCCAAGCGCTCGTTCAACACCGTCATCAAGCGTGCATGCAGTTGCTGGTTGGCGTAGTCGGTGCGCAGGTTCTGCGCATCGCGCAGCGCTTTGGGCGAGTACAGCCACTGGATCAAGTGCCAGGTTGAGAGG
This genomic window contains:
- a CDS encoding YraN family protein, whose translation is MKFLGKKPVKPALAGVAAVASGPAAGTTRQRGNAAEDRALAYLQAQGLQLLERNYRTPGRGGGEIDLVMRERDGTVVFVEVRSRSSGAFGGAASSIGAAKQQRVVYAARHYLLRYASPPPCRFDAVLLEDSVQWLKAAFDAQ
- the rsmI gene encoding 16S rRNA (cytidine(1402)-2'-O)-methyltransferase is translated as MSASFATALTAAHDAAAAQHYPQGALYVVATPIGNLADITLRALHVLQLADTVACEDTRHTQALLRAYGIDKSTHQLLAVHQHNEAEAALNVVQRLQQGQRVAYVSDAGTPGVSDPGARLAQAVREAGLRSVPLPGASSITTALSAAGAVAHSAEQGGFVFAGFLPVKQAERAAAVQVLAAEPRCVVLLEAPHRIQELAAALAPLGERPVTLARELTKQFEEITTQPAHALTAWLEGGAQRSRGEFVVLLHPVPVASDNNGESLRVLRLLLQELPLKTAVRLAAEVTGASRNVLYDTALGWKRETDDETP